atggtGGCTCTGCCGCAGCCGGACGCCGTAGGGTTGCAGCTTGCAGGCTTGCGGCTCCCAGATCCTGAGGGCTTAATGCTTTCTGCACCCGGACTCTCCTCGCCCGCGTTTTACGAGTCCCTGACAGGCGGGTGCCGCTTAGCAAAGGAGTTCGGATCgcaatcttttttttcccccctaAGGAGCTGTGGCTTTCAATTCCGTGAAATTGTAGATTCGGTGAAACCACTCTGGTTTCTGTTCAGAAAGGatgaaagagaaaaaagatagaTAGTAAGCATGCGGTGCGCGCTAGCgaaaaacaaataaaacatGCGCAAGAGTGCTGGCAAACACACCGTAGCACGTCTCTGGATAGCTGGGTGGGGACCTAGGGATATAACAAGAACTTTCACCTCCATGGATCAATATGTGCTGTCAAAAACGCGTACAGTGAAATATCAAAAATATGTGCACAAGGGTACTCCAGTGATCAATATGTGTTATCGAAAACGTGTCTAGTGAAAACAAGCACAAACAATACCTACCACGAGCCTGTGACACACCCCTGAGCAGCACAACCCTGTGGAAAGTTCGTCCCGGTTGACAGTTGCTTAATATGTACCGCCAGAAACGCATTTagcaaaataaaagaaacatgCAGAAAGGATGTTGCCGCATACGCATAGCATACCCCTGGATTGTGAAGCTATTTGAGGGTAGGGATGTAAATAAGAACATTCAACTCAATTGTTTAATATGTGCTGACGGTTAAAAACGCatccatcaaaataaaaaaatgtttgaaataaaaaaatgtgcACAAGGGTATCGCCAAACGCGCATGGCATGTTTCTAGGTTGCACAGTTGGGTGGGAACCTAGGGATGTAAAAATAAATTATAGGCTATCAAAAATGCGTatagagaaataaaaaacactcaTGAACGTTTGTTGCCGCACACTTTGTAGATTGTACGGTTAGGTGAGAACTTAGGGATGTAAATAAGAATGTTTGCCTCAGTTGCTCAATAGATGGTGTCAAAAATATGGTGTGAAAAAttatgttcaattttttttacaaaatccTAGTTTGCAACATTAAAGAATGGGTTGTATACCTAAGCCCTCCTACCAGCATAGATTGATCTCTGTAGTGTGGTTCCTTTAGCCCTCTTTTTTCATACGCGTAGGTGTAGCATTCAGTAGGTAATATTTATATTGCTTAACAAACAGATGATGCAAGATTTGGCCTCATCCAAGATATAAAACAAATGTAGGTATATGAATTAGCAACCCACATAAGAAAAACATGTACTCCTACAtagcatttaataaagattgtCCTAAGATAAGTGATGATTGTGCTCTTTACATATGAGATTgcttatattttaaaaattgaCTACGAAATAGAAGTTTTGTTTTATACACATAACTATAGGAACCTCCTATTTAAGGATGCTCATGTGGTAGATGATGACCATGTGGTAAATATGGTTAGTGACCCTATACAGTCATTAAATAAATATTTCTGAAAAGACATTATGAGAGAAGCTACATTATAAGTCCGTAAAAATTTGGTATTTAACGGTTTGTTGCAGTTTTTGCACTGTGCGGAACTATGCTCGCATGCCATGTACGGGGAGGACCGGAGGACATTTTCCTTGCTTCGGTGCTAAGGTTTCCGCGGCTTCTTTCTTTTGCCCTAGACACCAAACATGGAAGGGGAAAGTGTGCGACCCGACCGTTAAATCGGCATATTCTGTGACTCCCGCGGCTGCCATGCAGCGATGCGGGGCACCGATGATGCAAGGACGCCGCATGGCTTTTGTTTGGGCTGGACTGGTGCAAGTGCAACCGAGAGTGCTGCCCACGCAAAAGGCTCCTCCCTCCGTCTGGGGACCGAAACTTTGAGACGCGCTGCCGGCCCATTCGTGACAGATTCTGGGCCGAAACTTTGAGACGCACTACCGGCCCGGAGTTCCGACGGTATTTGGACAGATGGGGCCGAGCCTTACGCTGCAGGCCAAAATTTCCGCATGACATTTTTAGGCAAAAGGGAGCACGTTACACTTGCGACCCATGGGTTGGGGAAATGGAGAACGGGCCATCCGAGCCAGAGAACTAAGCGTGGCCCAAATGGTGCTCCTTTTCAgttcttctccttttcctagagcgAGTTCCGAGTTGAATGTTCTTCAGGGctcctaaaaaaaaaagaatgttgtTCAGGGCAGTCCTCTCTCCTCTGGGACCCCAAAAAAGAACGAAGGGAAAACGATGCTGAGTCTCCTCTTTCTCTGtcaataaaaaagaaacaaggATGTACAATCTGAAAACTCTGCATTTGTTTGTATAAAAAGGAAACGCTGGTGCATATAGTCTGAAAACTATGCGTTTGTTTTCTATCAACTAGCAAGCCACAAGTGAACAAGAACGGATCGAAACAAGAGATTGCAGGGCTTCAGGTCCTTGTTTTGGTTGTCTTGGACGGGGGACCTGACCTGACCTGTACCTGAAAGGGCTTTCGGTTCAATCATCATGCCACAGCTCGATCCAACAGAAACAAAACACCAACTTCTTTCGTACAAACAAGACCGGAATGTGCTCCTTCCGGTGAGGAACGAGAACGAACGCATCACACATCAACTGCTTGCATAATTGCATTTCAAAATCCCTGCACACAAGATAGCACAACTCAAGGGACAGGTGGGGCCGGGTTGGTGGCGCCCTGCATACTCTCTGCTCAACAGGCAAGCACAGTCAGCACTACATAACCAATGCACACAAAGTGACAGATTCCAAAAGCCATTTTCTGTTGGTAGCAGCAGCATCCACTACCCACTGAAAACCAAGGGCACGGCTGCATAACACGGAGGCCCATCAGTCATGACTCGTGAGTTAAACAAAACAATGCTTTGTTGTTagaaaaagaagcaaaacaaaGAAGGCAATGCGGCAAAAGATCTAAAATTATGCGTCGGAATATGGGCTTTGCTTGGACGGATGTTGACCCTGCCTTTTGTCTCTGCCACCATGCCAGGAGAATCATTTTCGCGGATAATGGATTTGGAGGGAACCGGCCGGGCAAGCCGCAGGAGGGTGCCAAAACTATGCACCTGTGGATAACATTGATATTAGTATTCTCGGTAGTGGCGACCGAAATTATATTCGAGACAAAGCAACTAAAAAGCAAGGGCCAAAGCGTAAAGATATATACTCGCAGAGAAATGCTTTTATACCCGTAATATTACTTAGCCGCATGCAAAGATAAAGGTGGCATTTTCTCCGTCCTTCCAAGTACTGGTGGTTTGAGTGGTCGCTGGTGAGTGAGTTTTACTTATTGTCACCGAAATTGCTTCAAGCCATCATTGCAAGAATGCGGCCTGATGGCACTAGTTAACCTGCCCATTAGATTGTGAGAAGTACTGTACTGTCCCCCATGAACTAATGAGATAGTTTCAAGTTTCGTTCATCTTTGTTTGTTGCACATGCATGCTTTTTTATGCCCGTCGCTGCACTGGAAATCGGGCTGGCGACCTCTGCAGCTAACTTTGCATTACGGAGTGCAGCAACCCAGTGTTAACGGAGCTCAAGTTTGTGGGGCGACCATGGGCgctcaggaaaaaaaaacgatGCATGTAGTCCATCCTATACTTTCTCATACTATTAGGTTCAGCTGATCGGTACGTGCAACATACCACCCGGTAAATGTGCTTAGCATCTGTTGATGATGCAGGGGAGCTCCATTTAAATGCGTGCTCCGCCGTTGTTGGATACTGGACTGGAGCACTTGGCGGCAGATTCCATTGGACAGGCAGGCAAGCAACCAAGCAAGCAGGGCGGCCTTATTATGCGAATCGAACAAGAACTCGCTGAAAACGACCGGAACCCCCTCTGACCCTCTCCGTATAACGCACCAACAGACCACCGAACGGAGACACGCCCCTCTCCCCTGGAACACATCAACCACCAATCACCCGACGCTGAGCGCGCATGGGCTAGCCAGACTGCCAGAGATCCAACGCAAGAAAGTCCCGAAAAGATTTCTCGCTTCGCCAAACATTCCGACGCCTCCCCGCGGGACTCCGCAAGGAATCAGCCGAGCACGCCCGGCAAAGAGGCTGCCGCCGCCAACCCgagtggtggagtggagtggagccgtggaggtggTGCGGTGCTGGGCTCGTTCGCTAATGGCGAATCGCTGAAAAATCAAAATCCCTTCCCAAGGGGAACAAGGAATTTGTTCCGTCCGTCTCCTTTCcgttctctctctccctcgtgTAGCCGTGTAGGCGTAGGGCCCCCCGGGAGAAACAGCGGATGGAGACGGACGGGGCGGGTGCGTGCCCGGTCGCGGACTCCCACACTCCACGCAAGGTGTGTTGTCCGGCGGGCGGGCACGAGCCGAGTCGACGGGTCGATCAATCTTTTCCGAGGAACCAGAGGGCAACCACGGAGCGGGACATATCGAGCAAGCAAAAGCTTGCCATTTGTACCACCCGCCACCCGTGTCACGTCAGACTCGGATTCAATTCGCGGGCACATGCACGCGGCCGTGCCGTGCTCTCCAGAGCCTGCGGTCCGGAAACTGAAGAACCTCCCTCTGGGCACAGAGCATTTGCATGCAACGCGTCTCCACTCTCCCTACTGTCGATGCTGTGCCACTGTTCGAATCTGATTCTGGGTTTCCTGACGCGTCGTGTCACTTGCCGCACGGGCGCCGGCCGGCTTGTTCGCCGTTCATCCAAGTCTCCGGAAAGAAAGAAATTTGGAGAGTACAATCAGAAACGTAACATCCGAATTCACGATGCATTCCCGCGTAACTCGAAAGACCATCATGCATGCAAATTTCAGGTCCATTTCCTTCGTCGTCAGACCCACAGGATTTTCGATCGCTCTGCTGGATCCACGATCCAACGGCTCCAAAACCCCCGTCAACTCGATGCCTCGCAGGTTCCTATGGGCGAAACGAAGAAATGCGACAAGAAAAAGAAACTGAAAAGAAGAAGGACGTCCAGATCTGAAGAGCAGGGGCAGAGCCCCTTGGCGAGACTATGAACACGAGATCGACAAGTTCAGCAAGGGAAGCTTCTCCTTTATGTACTTTGCACAGGGCCGTTCCACCGCTACGTCAACTTTAttcgacgacggcgagggcgccgccggtgaaggccgcggcggcgccgcagtggccgcctcccccgccgccggccaccacggcCATGGACTCCTCGCGGTGGAACCGCGTCTGCTTCGCGATGAACGCCTCCACCGTGCGCCGGAACTCGTCCGCGTCGTCCATGCCCCAACACGCCTGCGCGTCGCGCGCCGTCACGGAcgaccgccgccgtcgcccgttCTCCGACTCGGAGCGCCGCAGCTCGGGCGACACGGCGCGCCGCGCCAGCCGCGGGCCCATCTTCTCGGacctgctccgcctcggcgcgcGCGCCAGCTTGCTCACGCGCACCGCCGGCTTGTCCTCGAACGCCGCGGCCGCGTGCGCCGGCTCGGGCGCCGCCGGGGCTGCTGCTACCACCTCCGGCGCCTCCACGGATGCAGGAGGTGGAGCCGCCGGCGTGGCGAAGGAGGCGACTTCTTCCAACAAGGTGCTGGAAGGCGTCGGAGCTGGCGTGGCGAAGGAAGGGAagctggcgctggcggcggcctgcgcggcctgcggtggcggtggggtgGCGGTCGTGCTGGCCGTGCTCGTCTGCTGCTGgttggaagaggaggagaggtcGTGTCTCGACAGCGCGAAGAGGAGGAGCACGATGGCGTTGCCGAGCACGAAGACGAAGCGGGCGTTGAGGAGGAGCGACCCGGCGAGCCGCAGCACCGCAGCGGCCGCGGACGGCACGCGGGAGGACGACCAGGAGAGGAAGGCCACGAGTGCGAGGAGCTCCCCCACGCGAAGCATCCGGTAGAGGAGGCGCAGCCGCAGCGCTGCTCCGGCGGCCACCATGGCTGTCTGGCACCGTGCTTGTAGCTTCGTAGCTTGCGGCACCGGCCGGCTACCACGTGGTGGCGTTCCGGGGGCTTTGGCTTCGCCTGGGTTTTTTGAAAGGTCTGGGAGAGTGGAGTGGAGAGGGTGTGAGCTGAGAGCTGCTGCTACTTGAAATTCTTTGGCCGAAGTGAGGTGGATGGTGGGTTTATATAGGCCATTTCTGGGGCCTTTATCTGTGGACTTTTGTGTGTTAAATACATTTATCTGACTCTTAGTACTCTAGatagtgttttctttttttccctttgtgTGTTTTATATGGGCATACGGTGTTTTAAATTGTTAGAGAATTTGGTACTGTTGATGGATGGATGTAAATCTTATTCCTTCGCACATTAGTATAAAACTGTACAACCTTAAGTTTTGAAGATTTGAAGAGGTGTGATGATTATAAGATAATAATGATTGTGTTGTGGATACAAGTATGCATACAACCAGCCTGCTTAGTATAGTGGCTGTAGCAACTGCACGCCGATACGCCCAGCAATCGCTACAAGAATTGCTGCAGTCGGTCAGACAACAACTACAATCTACGACAGCTGGTTGGGTCGGCAGCCGAGTGGTTGGGTTGCTAGCCCCAGCCGCAGCTGCAGCCGTTTGAAGGCTGTTCCGAGCCGGCTGAACATTGCAACTACCAAATTGGTTCGTGCGGTAGTAGTAGTAGATGCTGGGTCAAAAGGAAAACGTAAAAATATGTTGTTTTTCATTTTGGGAGTTATGATTAAGCTAAGTGAGAAGTGACTACGTGCAGTAAATTTGAATTAGGCCTTCGATCTAGTTGAAAATCCAGTCCATACAAGCAACACGATCAAATTTTCTCGTACAGTCTTgctattcattcattcattcccCAACACTGTTCGAACCAAATTTGCTCTCAAACGGGGGTGTCGGAGCTGGGGGCCCCATCAGACGAGACGAAATATATGTGCACGTAACCACCACGTCTCACGAAGCACTGGCCGTGTGGCTCAGTGTGCCTGGCAGGGTCGCCATTGGCCTGGCCCGGCTCGGAGATTCGTGCGCGGGGCCATCGATTCCGACCTCGATCAGCCCAAACAACGCCGAGATGGACTCGGATGTCTCTTCTCTGGCGCGCTCCCTGCAGCGGTCCCGCGCGTGTGCTAGGCTTGCGCAGCTGGCTGCTACAGCAGGCCGATGGTCTCGGTCTGAGCTCGGCCCGGGCCGCGCTTTTTCTATGTTTTCCATACACGCCCACTTGGGACGAAGCACTCGCGTCCACATCGCCCCACCCCCTTTCCCTTTTTCCCCGTTCCGTTGTTCCGAGCGATGCTTGGAAGGACGCTGCTTGTCACGAaccggcagcggcaggggcGGTCCATGAACTTCTCAATGCGCCGAATGCAGTGACTCCCAATGCTGAAAACTGAAAAGCTCTGTCTTGTGGAACACACACACGCGCAGAGGTCAAAAGGAGAGATTAGCGAGCGGCACCGATTGGGTTGAAGAACGGATTTTCAGTGCTATACGACTACGAGCACGCAAAGCCGTTTGGCCGCCACATTTGTGTTCGTGTTCCGGCGGTTTTCTGACCAAGTATCGCAAGAAAGCGGCAGACGGCCGGGATCATGCTAGGTTTCGGGCCCCGCCCCGATTAACTGAAGACACGGCGTAATAATGAGCTCGCAAACATCTTCATGAGGTCACGGCAGGAAGCGAATAACTCCGCCCGCTTCCgagcgagcaggagcaggcaatAAACCCGAAACCCTGACGGGCCAGGGGGACGGGCAGTGGCACGCACGACGGCACGAGGCCCGGCTGaccccggccggcgcggcgccagCTTGCagcgcaggcaggcaggcagcgcaTATGCCCCGCGTGCCATGCTCATGCCGATGACACCCCGCCGAGCCCgtcctgccgctgctgctggcgctggCTGCTGCAGCCTGTAGGGCGTCCTGGTCCCTGGACCcttggtggcctggtgggtggTGCACTGGTGCTGGCCCTCGCGCCGAAGCCGGCGCTCGGCACGAATGTCTCTCACGTGGATCCTGGCCGACTCTTGCTGAGAGGAACTGAGGAAGGGctctctgctgctgctgagatCCAGAGGCCACTTTCTCGTACAACCGCCCGTGGACCTGTCTGTCTTCGCGTACGTGCGACCACGGTTTGTCAGGCGCCCCGGAAGGCACGAGACCACGAGTACGACTTGGTAGTTGGTACTCGTACGTGCAGCAGAGTGGCTGGCCGTGCGGCGATAGCCGCAGCAGCGTCCTGGACTCGTTTGGAACATCGGGATTCGGACGGCGCAGCTTGCAAAATTCCGGGACTCTCCGGCGTTTCAAATTGGATACTGCTGCTACTAGCTGACATTTGCGTAAAGCACCGCGGATGGGGATGGGACCGAAAGTCCAACACCCTAAACCACACCAGCCAGACCGGTCAGATCAGTGTCTCGCGATCGCAGCTGTGTGGAGCCAATGCCACGGCTGATGGCTCAAGGCGGCTGACACGTGCGTGCACAACCGGCCGGCCCTTCCCTCCCCTTCCTCACCTGCTTCTCTTTGGAGGCAGCCAGTAGCAGCTATTGCCCGGCCGCTTTTGGCCGTGCGAGCCGGCCAGCCGGGCGGgcagcgcgccgcgcgccgaggAGAGGACGGGACGCCGGGACGGGTCGTGTAACTGGGACAGGACGGGACACGAGCGGGCGCTGTGCACACGTGTGGGTGCCTTTTGTTACCCCGCTTTCGCTTTGCCGACGATTTAtttggccttgtttacttcacccctaactcccaactttgacactatgcaaaaagaagagttcccatcacattaaacttgcattggagtactaaatgtagacgaaatcaaaaactaattgcacagttttgttgtactttgtgagacgaatcttttgagcctaattagtcaatatttagacaataattcacaaatacaaatgaaacgctacagtgtcgcatttatggtaaaatgctaATTTTGCCTCTCCTAAATTAGGAACTAAATAAGACTtggcgcggcagcagcagcagccgacgAGACACGTCGAAACAACGGCAGCCGTTGCCGTCGGCGCCCTAGCCCCAGCCCGGTTACGTGTAAGCAAGCGCCTGAACCTTCTCTAATGATCATCAACCATATTCTTTCGCCTACCTAGCAAGGTAGACGGCTCCTACAACTGATAATGCGAATTAAACTAgagtgaaaagaaaaaaacacggGGCACCACACCCAGCACTTCGATCCCCCAGCACATGCGCATCATTAGCGTTCgcgaaaagaaaaagaaaaacgcgcATCACTGCGACGCATAAAAAAAACCCTGCATGATTCACAGAAAGGGGTTAAAAAGGGCGCCCCTTTCCCCCGTTTCTCCAGCACAAAACAAAAGCGCGAGCATCATGGAAGATTGGAACAATTTGATTTCTGCCTAAAGGCTCGAGGAAAAAGCAGGTTCTGGTGCTCGAGCTAGCCGCTACCTCTAGTTCACATAGCCTAGGAGGCTGTAAATTATTCTCCGTGCCGCGGCAGGGAGGCAGAGCGGGGGTCGTCTTCACCCCGCATGTGAGGTGCCGGCCGGCTCGCGAGCGGggatcgtcggggtcggatcgCCGAGAAATATGCAACCTAGCGTTTGGCGCATCACTTGTTCACTTCGCACCAAAAGGATCCGCATATATTAACAAAAAGAGGGGGATTTGGTGGGGAGACACGGCGGCGTGACCCGCCGTTCGTCGCCGTCGCAGCCCGAGCAAGTTTAGTATCGCTAGGGCTAGCGCGCGGGGCGTCGCCGGTGATTGGGTCGTGCGTTGCTTTTGATTTGTGGTAGACATGCGCGAGCGGAGCTCCTGCGTCAAAGCGTAGATTTGTGGCCTTGACCTTTGGCTGCGAAAAGGGGAGAGCTCCTGCTGGTGAAGCACGTACTAACATGGCTTTGAATAGTGCGTGGGCAATGATTGACTATTGGTGATGGTGCAGGATAACTGTAATCATGTCGGGCAACTGGGTGATATGGCTAGCTACGCCATTGCGCACGCCCGCGCCTAGGAAACTTTGGTTAGTTTTAGGTTTGCTGGTTGGTTGAGATATTTAGTTTGCCAGTTTGGCACTTGTttagaagaagagcaacagaaGCACATGGGACTGCAGTGTGGTTTAAAAAAATGACATGAGTAAAGTCTTCTTAAAAACTTCTTCAAACAGTACTGAATGTTACAAACTGGAAAAGAGAATAACAGGTACTGAatgcgcgccaggtaggggtcgAACCTACGGCCTTCTGCTTAGGAAACAGACGCTCTATCCACTGAGCTACAGGCGCTTGCTGAGAAGTATTGACAAAAACGCTTGATAACCAAGAGGCCATACGCCCTGACTGACCCAACTGGAGCAGAAGCGTAATACCCGATAAGCATATGGACGATTCTGTTTTGCGCTTTGAGAACACCCGATTATTCCCACCAGCAGCCTCGCCTCGCCATCACGCTGCAGTGCTCGCCCGCTTGTGGCATCAAAGCCCACCCGAATTCAACGGAACCACCGTGTTAAGGAACGGATATATACCTTCCGCGTGTCAAAGCATCGAATCCGAACCCGATGCCGCAGCCAAAATAAAGGCATCGCTTCCGTGCTCTCTTATTTGCCCAACCACTTGCCGCTGCCCCAACCCAAAGCGGCTTTGTTCATCCTTTCCAAGCGCCAAGTGCCCCCCAAATTAGGACCCCTTCGTGCTTATCCTCCTAACCCCTTTTCGCACCTCATCCGCTGCCCTTGTCTCGCTCGTCAACAGTCACTGCCGCGACGGAAGCGCACGCCCTCGCTTCGTCTCCGTCGGGTTTTATTCGCGATTCCCCCCCGCAGCCAAGCGCCCGAGCCGTATGTTCCTCCGGCAATTATCGCGGATCCTTCGGCACGCACGGCCACCTAGAATTCAGACTCGCCCCGGCTCCGCGGGCACGATCGGTTTGATTCGAGCTGTCCCGTCTTTTCGAGGTGGTCATCCCTGGGCTCAACACGTCGGCTACCAAGGAGGGAAGGGTATCCTCCCTGCTCCTCCGTACCAGTGGAGCTACGAGTGACCAGCACCTAAAACATTCTAGCACCGGAAACGGAGCTCCTCTGCTCCTGAGGTGCTACACATGAAAGCAaagaaatcttttttttttaactttctttTCATTTCTAGAAGGTTAGGGAAGGAGGTGTAGTGATAATAGTAAACTATTACTAAGTAGATACTAGAGCGGTAGCTTTGCTTTGTCCTTGATCGTTTGATTAGTGGTGATCTGTTCCCTTTTATTCTTTCTACCAGTAGTGCAATTTGGAGAAGCTGATCGATCGGGCGGCTCTGACTCCATCATTGCAGAGATTAGAGTAGTGCCAGTGTGATACTACGGACCTGAGGCGCTTTTGAGACATAGTCATGGCTTATGATTCCGGGTAGGGCCTGCCCTGGTTTGGTGCCTCGGAGTCACAGCCGGATAAAGCTTTGTAAACGGCTGTGGATGGAGAGATGAGTAGGATGGGGGTTAGTTAAAGCGTCTCCCGGAGCCTAAGCTAAGC
This sequence is a window from Setaria italica strain Yugu1 chromosome III, Setaria_italica_v2.0, whole genome shotgun sequence. Protein-coding genes within it:
- the LOC101764694 gene encoding predicted GPI-anchored protein 58 encodes the protein MVAAGAALRLRLLYRMLRVGELLALVAFLSWSSSRVPSAAAAVLRLAGSLLLNARFVFVLGNAIVLLLFALSRHDLSSSSNQQQTSTASTTATPPPPQAAQAAASASFPSFATPAPTPSSTLLEEVASFATPAAPPPASVEAPEVVAAAPAAPEPAHAAAAFEDKPAVRVSKLARAPRRSRSEKMGPRLARRAVSPELRRSESENGRRRRSSVTARDAQACWGMDDADEFRRTVEAFIAKQTRFHREESMAVVAGGGGGGHCGAAAAFTGGALAVVE